A genomic window from Betta splendens chromosome 24, fBetSpl5.4, whole genome shotgun sequence includes:
- the LOC114849468 gene encoding 5-hydroxytryptamine receptor 1E has protein sequence METHPGDSTTGANVTNCTGPPASTLHVIQFTDGMAVVVIVLGLLTLLTALINGAVILAICTTKKLHLPANYLICSLAVTDFLVALLVMPISILYITMETWSLGQVVCEVWLSMDMTCCTCSILHLCVIALDRYWAITKAIEYARKRSARRAALMVATVWVISVLISMPPLFWRQRPRVIRHQQCVIEHDHLGYTIYATLGAFYIPMMVILILYYRIYHAAKTLYQKRGSSRHLSSRSMGSQNSVDHCRVSHTFCVSDLSNSDPTLATEKLKAAIRAPSSEADVDGQEEKNQICTSRERKAARILGLILGAFIICWLPFFLKELLVGLQVFQPSQLISDFLTWLGYINSLINPLLYTSFNDDFKLAFKKLLKRKEHV, from the coding sequence ATGGAGACTCACCCAGGGGACAGCACCACAGGAGCTAACGTCACTAACTGCACGGGTCCACCTGCCAGCACCCTGCATGTAATCCAGTTCACAGACGGAATGGCAGTGGTGGTTATTGTGCTcggcctcctcaccctccttaCAGCACTCATAAATGGGGCTGTCATCCTCGCCATCTGCACCACCAAGAAGCTGCACCTGCCTGCCAACTACCTCATCTGTTCTCTGGCGGTCACAGACTTCCTGGTGGCACTCCTCGTAATGCCCATCAGCATCCTCTACATCACCATGGAGACGTGGTCCCTGGGTCAGGTGGTGTGCGAGGTATGGTTGAGCATGGACATGACCTGCTGCACATGCTCCATCCTGCATCTGTGTGTCATAGCCCTGGACCGCTACTGGGCTATCACCAAAGCTATTGAATACGCTCGCAAAAGGTCGGCCCGCCGGGCAGCTCTCATGGTGGCCACAGTCTGGGTCATCTCAGTTCTTATTTCTATGCCACCTTTGTTCTGGAGGCAAAGGCCCAGAGTTATCCGCCACCAACAGTGCGTCATAGAGCACGACCACCTGGGGTACACCATATACGCTACACTGGGGGCGTTTTATATCCCCATGATGGTCATTCTGATCCTATACTACAGGATTTACCACGCAGCAAAGACACTGTATCAGAAGCGTGGCTCCTCTCGGCacctcagcagccgcagcatGGGCAGTCAGAACTCCGTAGACCATTGTCGTGTCTCCCACACGTTTTGTGTTTCTGACTTGTCCAACTCAGATCCCACGCTGGCTACAGAAAAGCTCAAGGCCGCCATCCGCGCCCCATCCTCTGAGGCAGATGTGGATGGGCAGGAAGAGAAGAACCAGATATGTACATCCCGTGAAAGGAAAGCAGCGCGGATCCTCGGCCTCATCCTTGGGGCCTTCATAATCTGCTGGCTGCCTTTCTTTCTGAAGGAGCTTCTGGTGGGTTTGCAGGTTTTCCAGCCTTCTCAGCTGATCTCAGATTTCCTGACTTGGTTGGGGTATATTAATTCTCTCATCAATCCCCTGCTGTACACCAGCTTTAATGACGATTTCAAGCTGGCttttaaaaagctgctaaagAGAAAAGAGCATGTGTAG